CTAGAAGAGAAAGATGGAGAAAATATTGTAGTACTTGACATGGAAGATTCTGAGTTGATGGTTGATTACTTTGTCATTGTTACAGGAAATTCAGAACCACATAGAGTGGCATTAAGAGACCAAGTAGTCAGGTATCTAAAAGACGAAGATATACCCATAACATTTTACGATAAAGGTCAAAGTACCGATTGGATGATAATCGATGCTGGTATCTTTATAGTTCATATATTCTCTGAAGAGAGTAGAGAATTCTACGATTTAGAAGGACTTTGGGGGGAACAAAATAGAACGGTAATGTAAAATAACACTCACATCTTTCGTTTTTCACCTCGGTGCCCGTAAAAGGGTCGGTGAAAAAAAGGAAGGTGGAGGTTAGAAAACCAAATCAAACATCTACGGAGGTGTATTTTTGTGTCAGTGGTAAGTATGAAACAGTTACTTGAAGCAGGAGCTCACTTTGGTCATAGAACGAGAAGATGGAATCCCAAGATGCAGCCTTATATCTTTACTGAAAGAAAAGGGATTCATATTATTGATTTACAAAAGACTTTAAGAAGTATTGATGATGCCTATGAATTTCTGAAAAATTCAGTCATGGAAAAGAAAAGAGTGTTGTTCGTTGGAACTAAGAAACAGGCGCAGCAAATCGTTGCCGATGAAGCACGCAGATGTGGAGAATTTTTTGTAAACAACAGATGGCTTGGCGGTTTATTAACTAACTTCAAGACAATAAAATCAAGAATTGATAAATTGGAGCAATTAACGGAATACGTTGAAAGTGAAGAGTTTTCAAAACTACCCAAAAAAGAACAAGCCACCATACGCAGAAATTTGGAGAAATTAGAAAAAAACTTGGGTGGTTTACGTGGAATGAAAAAAATTCCGGATATAATATTCATTATTGACCCCAAAAAAGAAGAGATCGCTGTTAAAGAAGCAAATTTACTTAAATTACCTATAATAGCAACGGTGGATACTAATTGCGATCCTGATCTTATCGATTACGTTATTCCCGCAAATGATGACGCTATTAGAACCATAATGCTTATTGCCTCAAAAATGGCCGATGCGATTATTGAAGGAAAAGAAGGCAGAATAGAAACCCTCGAAGAAGGTAGCGAAGCGGGAGAGGAAAAAGACGAAGAAGTGGATGAAGTAGACGAAAAACTAGCAGCCGAGGAGAAATACGCTAGTTACGCCGAAGAAGTAGAGGAGGAGGAAGAAGAACTCGTTTCCTCAGAAGAAGAAGACGAAGACGGAAAATTTTAATTTTTGGTTGTACATAATACACCGGGGGATTGCTCCCGGTTTTTTTGTAAGAGGTGATAATTTTGAAATTTTACATAAGGACATTTGGTTGCCAAATGAATATAAACGAAAGTGAAATAATGGCAGGTCTTTTGAAAGAAGAAGGTTTCGAATGGACTGAAAATCCAAAAGAAGCCGATATAATATTGATAAACAGTTGTGCTGTTAGAGAAAAAGCAGAAAATAAGATGTATGGAGCCATAGGTGGTTATGGTAAACTAAAAGATGAAAACAAGAATTTAATATTGGGTGTAGGTGGTTGCTCGGCAGAAAAAGAAAGGGAGCATTTACTTGAAAGGTTTAAAAAGGTGGATTTTGTCTTTGGTACTAGAAATGTGATAGACATAGCAAATTTGATAAAACGGGCGTTAAATGGAGAAAGGTTCGCTGATTTTAGCGATAAATTAAATGATGTCAGTTACGATATTCCAAAGATGACTTCAAGTAAACACCATGCTTGGATTACTATCATATACGGATGCAATAAATATTGCACATACTGTATAGTCCCATACACCAGAGGTTTTGAAAAAAGTAGGCCTATGGAAGATATAATAAAAGAAGTTGAAAGTTATGCAAAAAAAGGCTACAAAGAAATAACCTTTTTAGGTCAAAATGTTGATTCCTACGGTAAGGACTTTGGGGACAAAAAATCTAAATTGGATTTGCTCATACAAAAGGCAGCAGAATTTGATTCTATAAAAAGAATTTGGTTTTTAACCTCTTATCCATCTGATATAACAGACTCTTTGATACAGACTGTAGCAAACGAGGAAAAAGCGGCAAATTATTTTCATCTTCCAGCTCAATCAGGAAGCAACAAAATTCTCAAAGCGATGAATAGAAAATATACAAAAGAAGAGTTCGTAGAACTTGTAAATAAGATAAAGAAAGAGGTAGCTAACGTTACAATATCCAGTGATTTTATAACTGGTTTCCCTTCAGAAACAGAAGAGGATTTTGAAGAAACAGTAGATTTGATTAAACAATGTAGATTTGAGAGAATAAATATCGCAGAATATTCCCCAAGAGAAGGAACCATAGCTTATAAGTATCAAAAAAATGATGTACCTAAACATATTAAAAATAAAAGATTGCAGTATCTTATGGAGTTACAAAAAAGAATAAACCTTGAAGAAAATGAAAAATATCTTGAACAAGAAGTTGTTATAATTCAAGAAGGAAAAGCAGGTAAAAATGGTACTTATATGGGAAGAACTATGAACAATAAGTTAATAATCTTCGAAAGTAATGAAGAGTTGAATGGGGAATTTTTGAAAGTAAAGATCAATAAGATTACACCGGGTCCATTGTATGGAGAGGTCGTAAACACAATCTGTACTAACGTCTAATGGATAGGAAAAAGGGGTGTTCACACTTGACATATGGAAAAGTCTATGAATCTTTATCGTTTTATAGCCGAGCACTTAAAAGCGATATGAAATACTCTATTTATCTCCCACCGAAATACGACATTGAAACCAGGAAATATCCTACTATTTATCTACTGCATGGGCATGGTGGAAACGAAACGAGCTGGCTAAGAAAAGGCCGAGTAGATCAAAGTTTGGATTTAATGATAAATAACAATGAAATTCCACCTTTTGTAGCTGTGATCCCTGATGCCAAGAACAGTTGGTATGTTAATTC
The nucleotide sequence above comes from Petrotoga miotherma DSM 10691. Encoded proteins:
- the miaB gene encoding tRNA (N6-isopentenyl adenosine(37)-C2)-methylthiotransferase MiaB, which produces MKFYIRTFGCQMNINESEIMAGLLKEEGFEWTENPKEADIILINSCAVREKAENKMYGAIGGYGKLKDENKNLILGVGGCSAEKEREHLLERFKKVDFVFGTRNVIDIANLIKRALNGERFADFSDKLNDVSYDIPKMTSSKHHAWITIIYGCNKYCTYCIVPYTRGFEKSRPMEDIIKEVESYAKKGYKEITFLGQNVDSYGKDFGDKKSKLDLLIQKAAEFDSIKRIWFLTSYPSDITDSLIQTVANEEKAANYFHLPAQSGSNKILKAMNRKYTKEEFVELVNKIKKEVANVTISSDFITGFPSETEEDFEETVDLIKQCRFERINIAEYSPREGTIAYKYQKNDVPKHIKNKRLQYLMELQKRINLEENEKYLEQEVVIIQEGKAGKNGTYMGRTMNNKLIIFESNEELNGEFLKVKINKITPGPLYGEVVNTICTNV
- the rpsB gene encoding 30S ribosomal protein S2, whose protein sequence is MSVVSMKQLLEAGAHFGHRTRRWNPKMQPYIFTERKGIHIIDLQKTLRSIDDAYEFLKNSVMEKKRVLFVGTKKQAQQIVADEARRCGEFFVNNRWLGGLLTNFKTIKSRIDKLEQLTEYVESEEFSKLPKKEQATIRRNLEKLEKNLGGLRGMKKIPDIIFIIDPKKEEIAVKEANLLKLPIIATVDTNCDPDLIDYVIPANDDAIRTIMLIASKMADAIIEGKEGRIETLEEGSEAGEEKDEEVDEVDEKLAAEEKYASYAEEVEEEEEELVSSEEEDEDGKF
- the rsfS gene encoding ribosome silencing factor; translated protein: MLKTDVLNSVKEIVELLEEKDGENIVVLDMEDSELMVDYFVIVTGNSEPHRVALRDQVVRYLKDEDIPITFYDKGQSTDWMIIDAGIFIVHIFSEESREFYDLEGLWGEQNRTVM